The Fusarium oxysporum Fo47 chromosome II, complete sequence genome includes a region encoding these proteins:
- a CDS encoding hydrolase, with translation MSSFRLLIEDGQFRDGYGRQVVLRGINLAADAKLPSEPDQPSHIPTDFFDGDNVTFHQRPFPKEDARSHFARLRRYGFNTIRYIFTWEALEAAGPGKYDEDFIQHTIDILRIAKEYGFYIFMDPHQDVWSRFTGGSGAPLWTIYACGLNPQSFAATEAAIVQNTYPNPDEFPKMIWSTNYYRLAAGTIFTMFFAGKDFAPKCIIDGVNIQDYLQDHFMRACGQLAQRIHEAGDLEDAVVIGWESMNEPNKGMTGYKDLTVIPKEHPLKKGTCPTMWQTLLTGMGRACEVDTWEMGGLGPYKTGTKLVDPHGEVAWLPADYDDSRYGWKRDPGWKLGECVWAQHGVWDMETDTLLRKDYFAKNPNTGKVIDYPQFTNTYFMDFWRKYVKICRAVHKDCIMLMQFPTLELPPEIKGTEDEDPRMAFTPHYYDGITLMTKHWNSTWNVDVVGVLRGKYWHPALAIRIGETAIRNCLRDQLATLRQEGLDRIGKHPCVLSEFGIPYDMDDKKAYKTGDYSSQSAAMDANYFAVEGSQIEGHCLWTYCARNDHLRGDFWNGEDLSILSLDDKPLPESPVPEYSQSSLDLARTATVANTKKDVADDRNVTPDNLKRTLTNPSISSAPSAKDPQLTNAPGFRAAEAFVRPTPTVVYGDIVSTGFDLRQCTYLLKVKAPKAAPDESPTIVYLPEYHFPKEQCEVAVSSGKWELSTDDEEGTTLQKLKWWHAEGEQSLKISGLVRKHNVPVGSEEDAGYLEQCQQGYGFNFGSCSVM, from the coding sequence ATGTCGTCTTTTCGCCTGTTGATTGAAGATGGCCAGTTCCGTGATGGATACGGTCGACAAGTAGTCCTCCGTGGTATCAATCTCGCAGCCGATGCCAAACTCCCGAGCGAACCCGATCAACCATCTCACATTCCCACTGACTTCTTCGATGGCGATAATGTAACATTCCACCAGCGTCCTTTCCCCAAAGAAGATGCACGATCTCATTTTGCGCGCCTCAGACGATACGGCTTCAACACTATCCGCTACATCTTTACCTGGGAGGCACTCGAGGCCGCAGGACCTGGGAAATACGACGAAGACTTCATCCAACATACGATTGATATTCTGAGAATAGCAAAGGAGTATGGATTCTATATATTCATGGACCCTCACCAGGACGTTTGGTCTCGTTTCACTGGTGGTTCGGGAGCCCCGTTATGGACTATATATGCATGCGGCCTCAACCCTCAGAGCTTCGCCGCGACTGAAGCAGCAATTGTTCAGAATACATATCCCAACCCTGATGAGTTTCCAAAAATGATCTGGTCAACGAACTACTATCGACTTGCAGCTGGTACCATATTCACCATGTTTTTTGCTGGCAAAGACTTTGCTCCAAAGTGTATAATTGACGGTGTGAACATCCAGGATTATCTGCAGGACCATTTCATGAGAGCATGCGGTCAACTTGCCCAGCGAATTCACGAGGCAGGCGATCTGGAAGATGCCGTTGTCATTGGCTGGGAGAGCATGAACGAACCAAACAAGGGCATGACTGGCTATAAGGATCTTACTGTGATCCCTAAAGAGCATCCTTTGAAGAAGGGAACCTGCCCAACAATGTGGCAGACGTTATTGACTGGAATGGGACGAGCGTGTGAAGTTGATACCTGGGAGATGGGCGGCCTTGGCCCTTACAAGACTGGCACAAAATTGGTTGACCCCCATGGCGAGGTCGCATGGCTACCAGCAGACTATGACGATTCAAGATATGGTTGGAAGCGCGATCCTGGCTGGAAGCTTGGCGAGTGTGTCTGGGCACAGCACGGAGTTTGGGACATGGAGACCGATACCCTCCTTCGCAAGGACTATTTTGCCAAAAACCCGAATACCGGTAAGGTCATCGATTATCCGCAATTCACCAATACCTATTTCATGGACTTCTGGCGGAAATATGTCAAAATTTGCCGTGCCGTCCATAAGGACTGCATTATGCTTATGCAGTTTCCTACACTCGAATTACCGCCCGAGATCAAAGGGACGGAAGACGAGGATCCTCGAATGGCGTTCACACCGCATTACTACGACGGTATCACACTCATGACAAAACACTGGAATAGCACGTGGAATGTTGATGTGGTCGGAGTCTTGAGAGGCAAGTACTGGCATCCAGCGCTGGCGATCAGGATCGGAGAGACGGCTATTCGAAACTGTCTCCGTGACCAGCTCGCAACACTGAGACAAGAGGGCCTTGACCGTATAGGAAAGCACCCCTGCGTGTTGTCAGAATTTGGTATTCCCTATGATATGGATGACAAGAAAGCCTACAAGACAGGCGACTATTCGAGCCAGTCGGCGGCAATGGACGCCAACTACTTTGCAGTTGAAGGATCTCAGATCGAAGGGCATTGCTTATGGACATACTGTGCGAGAAACGATCATCTAAGGGGAGACTTTTGGAATGGAGAGGATCTGTCCATCCTTTCGCTGGATGACAAACCACTTCCAGAATCCCCCGTTCCCGAATATTCGCAGTCGTCGCTGGATCTGGCGAGGACTGCGACCGTGGCAAACACGAAGAAGGATGTGGCTGATGATCGAAATGTTACACCCGACAACCTCAAACGGACACTCACCAATCCGTCGATCAGCTCCGCGCCCTCAGCCAAGGATCCTCAGCTAACCAACGCCCCTGGCTTCCGCGCAGCTGAGGCTTTCGTGCGCCCTACGCCGACGGTGGTATATGGTGACATTGTGTCCACCGGATTTGATTTGCGACAGTGCACATatcttctcaaggtcaaggcaCCAAAAGCAGCACCAGATGAGTCGCCTACGATTGTGTATTTGCCTGAGTACCATTTCCCCAAAGAACAGTGCGAGGTGGCTGTGTCCTCAGGCAAGTGGGAGCTTAGCacagatgacgaagagggCACAACACTGCAGAAACTCAAGTGGTGGCACGCAGAGGGAGAGCAGAGCCTCAAGATCTCGGGTCTCGTGCGGAAGCACAACGTTCCTGTAGGATCCGAGGAGGATGCTGGCTATCTTGAGCAATGCCAGCAAGGCTACGGATTCAATTTTGGAAGCTGCAGTGTTATGTGA